A single Calditrichota bacterium DNA region contains:
- a CDS encoding SDR family oxidoreductase, whose product MEFADKCVLVTGGSRGIGRAVCTAFAEAGARVAVNYRANQAAAEELFSLLPGGPHLLVQADVSRRQEARRLVQEVVASFGRLDVLVNNAGGAGPVHRITDLAYEEWLQAWERTLRTNLFSAAQVTYWAVQQMLRQGGGRIVNVSSRGAFRGEPLKPAYGAAKAALNAMSQSLAVALAPHHIYVAVVAPGFVASESGARPDLSEEEIRKQVPFGRLALPEEVARAVLFLAAPGNEYLTGAILDVNGASYLRT is encoded by the coding sequence ATGGAGTTTGCCGACAAGTGTGTGCTGGTGACTGGCGGGTCACGGGGAATCGGCCGGGCCGTGTGCACGGCCTTTGCGGAGGCCGGAGCACGGGTTGCAGTCAACTATCGCGCCAATCAAGCGGCAGCCGAGGAACTCTTTTCTCTGCTCCCTGGAGGGCCTCACCTCCTGGTGCAGGCAGATGTCTCACGACGGCAAGAGGCGCGGCGGCTTGTCCAGGAGGTAGTGGCCTCCTTTGGGCGCCTGGATGTGCTGGTGAACAACGCCGGCGGCGCCGGGCCAGTCCACCGCATCACTGATCTTGCCTACGAGGAGTGGCTGCAGGCGTGGGAGCGCACCTTACGCACGAACCTGTTCAGCGCCGCGCAGGTCACCTATTGGGCCGTGCAGCAGATGCTTCGGCAAGGCGGTGGTCGCATCGTCAACGTCTCCTCGCGGGGCGCGTTTCGTGGCGAACCGCTCAAGCCGGCCTATGGGGCCGCCAAAGCGGCGCTCAACGCCATGAGTCAGTCGCTGGCCGTCGCCTTGGCCCCGCACCACATCTACGTGGCGGTGGTAGCACCGGGCTTTGTGGCCAGCGAGTCCGGAGCCCGGCCCGATCTGTCGGAGGAAGAGATCCGCAAGCAGGTCCCCTTTGGCCGGTTGGCCCTGCCAGAAGAAGTGGCACGAGCAGTGCTTTTCCTGGCAGCCCCTGGCAACGAGTACCTCACCGGCGCGATTCTGGACGTCAACGGCGCCTCCTACTTGCGCACCTGA
- a CDS encoding PAS domain-containing protein: MMGTLSAEMLASFLETIPIEFSIVDKDDKVVAWNKHTTRIFRRPPGTIGKDVRNCHPKKSLALVEKILAEMKAGTRDKAQFWIDLHLEGHERPQKILIEYYALRDGQGNYLGCLEATQNITEMQELKGQKRLLDE, from the coding sequence ATGATGGGCACCCTTAGTGCCGAGATGCTTGCATCCTTCTTGGAAACCATTCCCATCGAGTTCTCCATCGTTGACAAGGACGACAAGGTGGTGGCATGGAACAAGCACACCACGCGTATCTTCCGCCGCCCGCCAGGCACCATCGGCAAGGACGTGCGCAACTGCCACCCGAAGAAGAGTTTGGCCCTGGTGGAAAAGATCCTCGCCGAGATGAAAGCAGGCACCCGGGACAAGGCGCAATTCTGGATTGACCTGCACCTGGAAGGACACGAGCGGCCGCAGAAGATCCTCATCGAGTACTACGCCCTCCGGGATGGGCAAGGCAACTATTTGGGCTGTCTGGAAGCCACGCAGAACATCACCGAGATGCAGGAACTGAAAGGGCAGAAGCGGCTTCTGGATGAGTAG
- a CDS encoding PrsW family intramembrane metalloprotease produces the protein MYVVISVTMAVIPSLYLVAYFYQQDRRRPEPRGLLLAAFAWGFTATIPAGMIETLFSPLADVLFGSQFLRSLVEAYIVVALCEEGLKLLVVMRCCYRRRAFDEVMDGIVYTVVASLGFACLENIIFVVDAGLKVALARAFTAVPMHAIASAVMGYHVGLSHFAPTAGARRLQLAKGLTWAVAYHGSYDLLLLAQPQIGRHAFSTVGLLLVGGLFHVRRLIREAQVLDMAAQRA, from the coding sequence ATGTACGTGGTCATCTCAGTGACAATGGCGGTGATCCCCTCGCTCTACCTGGTCGCCTACTTTTACCAGCAGGACAGAAGGCGACCAGAGCCACGCGGGCTGCTGCTGGCGGCATTCGCCTGGGGCTTTACCGCCACCATCCCCGCAGGGATGATCGAGACACTCTTCTCGCCGCTGGCGGACGTGCTTTTTGGCAGCCAATTCCTCCGCAGCCTCGTGGAGGCCTACATAGTGGTGGCGCTCTGCGAGGAAGGTCTCAAGCTGCTGGTGGTCATGCGCTGCTGCTACCGAAGGCGCGCCTTTGACGAGGTCATGGACGGCATAGTCTACACGGTGGTTGCCAGCCTGGGGTTTGCCTGCTTGGAGAACATCATCTTCGTTGTAGACGCCGGGTTGAAGGTGGCGCTGGCGCGGGCCTTTACGGCTGTGCCCATGCACGCCATTGCCTCGGCGGTGATGGGGTACCACGTAGGTCTTTCCCATTTTGCGCCCACGGCAGGTGCCCGGCGGTTGCAGCTCGCCAAGGGGTTGACGTGGGCTGTGGCCTACCACGGGTCCTATGACCTCTTGCTTCTCGCGCAACCGCAGATAGGACGCCACGCCTTCTCGACGGTGGGGCTTCTGCTCGTAGGCGGGCTGTTCCACGTCCGCAGGCTGATAAGGGAGGCGCAAGTCTTGGACATGGCAGCCCAGCGCGCGTGA